The Ailuropoda melanoleuca isolate Jingjing chromosome 9, ASM200744v2, whole genome shotgun sequence genome includes a region encoding these proteins:
- the LOC117803731 gene encoding leucine-rich repeat serine/threonine-protein kinase 1-like: MRLFCPCRNEDGLKTKRISFFTTRGRQRSGTETAGVLEFPAFLSESLEVLCLNDNHLDTVPPSVCLLKSLSELYLGNNPGLRELTSELGQLSNLWQLDIEDLNINNVPMEIKKEEHMESVPSRRDFVSQEL; this comes from the exons ATGCGACTTTTTTGCCCCTGCAGAAATGAAGACGGACTGAAAACAAAGCGTATTTCCTTTTTCACCACCAGAGGGCGCCAGCGTTCTGGGACCGAgacag CGGGTGTGCTGGAATTCCCAGCCTTCCTAAGTGAGTCTTTGGAAGTCCTTTGTCTGAATGACAATCACCTGGACACCGTCCCTCCCTCGGTTTGCCTCCTGAAGAGCTTATCAGAACTCTACCTGGGAAA CAATCCTGGCCTCCGCGAGCTCACTTCTGAGCTGGGACAGCTAAGCAACCTCTGGCAGTTGGACATCGAAGACCTGAACATCAACAACGTGCCCATGGAGATCAAAAAAGAAG AACACATGGAAAGTGTTCCTTCAAGACGGGATTTTGTTTCCCAAGAGCTATGA